In Picosynechococcus sp. PCC 7002, the following are encoded in one genomic region:
- the purD gene encoding phosphoribosylamine--glycine ligase, producing the protein MNVLVVGNGGREHAIAWKLLQSPNVQKVVCTPGNGGTALLENCQNLPIAVDDFAGIAQACTDHDIAFVAVGPEVPLSLGLADFLSERKISVFGPKKDGAIIEASKAWAKDLMNEAGVPTAAAGTFNNPQAAKDYIQTQGAPIVPIVVKADSLAAGKGVIVAETLEEALNAVDRLWAEGYKTLVVEEFLVGQEVSVLALTDGKTIRPLLPSQDHKQIGEGDTGENTGGMGVYAPTPIATTEIMAQVQTDVLEATLKTLQNRGIDYRGILYAGLMVAPNGEVKVLEFNCRFGDPETQAVLPLLETPLDEIMLACINQTLAELPPLQWYDGSAVCVVAAAAGYPGAYEKGKIITGIQAAEALGATVFHAGTKLEGDTLVTNGGRVLGIVCRGHSFDQAIANVYQAVPKVQFPGMYYRRDIGHRLKKA; encoded by the coding sequence ATGAATGTACTCGTGGTGGGTAACGGCGGCAGAGAGCATGCGATCGCCTGGAAACTGCTCCAATCTCCCAACGTCCAGAAAGTCGTTTGTACCCCCGGTAATGGCGGCACCGCTCTGTTAGAAAATTGCCAAAATCTACCTATTGCTGTGGATGACTTTGCGGGAATTGCCCAAGCCTGTACCGACCACGACATTGCTTTTGTTGCCGTCGGCCCAGAAGTCCCCCTGTCCCTCGGCCTTGCTGACTTTCTCTCAGAACGCAAGATTTCCGTATTCGGTCCGAAAAAAGATGGCGCAATCATTGAAGCCAGTAAAGCTTGGGCCAAGGACTTAATGAACGAAGCAGGGGTTCCCACTGCCGCCGCTGGCACTTTTAACAATCCCCAAGCCGCAAAGGACTACATCCAAACCCAAGGCGCGCCCATCGTTCCCATCGTTGTCAAAGCCGATAGTCTCGCTGCCGGAAAGGGGGTGATCGTCGCAGAAACCTTAGAAGAAGCCTTAAACGCCGTTGATCGCCTCTGGGCCGAAGGGTACAAAACCTTAGTCGTCGAAGAATTTCTCGTGGGTCAGGAAGTCTCTGTCCTCGCTCTCACCGATGGGAAGACGATCCGCCCCTTGCTGCCCTCCCAAGACCACAAACAAATTGGCGAAGGAGATACCGGGGAAAATACCGGGGGAATGGGGGTTTACGCCCCAACGCCCATCGCCACCACCGAGATCATGGCCCAAGTCCAAACCGATGTTCTGGAGGCCACTCTCAAAACTTTACAAAATCGCGGCATTGATTACCGGGGGATTCTCTACGCAGGTCTCATGGTTGCACCAAATGGCGAGGTTAAGGTGCTGGAATTTAACTGTCGCTTTGGCGATCCAGAAACCCAGGCGGTTTTACCCCTCCTCGAAACACCCCTTGATGAGATTATGCTCGCCTGCATTAATCAAACCCTGGCTGAACTGCCTCCTTTGCAGTGGTATGACGGTAGTGCAGTTTGCGTCGTGGCGGCGGCGGCGGGCTATCCCGGTGCCTATGAAAAGGGCAAGATTATCACAGGTATCCAAGCAGCTGAAGCTCTAGGTGCGACAGTTTTCCATGCAGGGACTAAATTAGAAGGAGATACCCTCGTCACCAATGGGGGTCGTGTCCTTGGCATTGTTTGCCGTGGTCACAGTTTTGATCAGGCGATCGCCAACGTATACCAGGCCGTTCCCAAAGTTCAGTTCCCAGGAATGTACTACCGTCGCGACATTGGACACCGCCTCAAAAAAGCGTAG